Below is a window of Janthinobacterium lividum DNA.
CGACAGCGGAAGCGTAGTCGTCGTCTTCCAGATCGGCCGATTGCCGTACATTGTTTGCGGTTGCCGCAGTGCCTGCCGTGGCGACCTGCACCGGGCTGCGATGGGCGTCGAGGCCGCTACGCAAGCTGCTGATCATGGCCAGCGTCAGTTCGTGGCGTTTGCGTGCTTCCGAGCGCTTCTTCGAGGGAATGTCTTCCAGGGCAGGCAGGGGCAAGTTTTCGCATGGCAGCTCAAAATCGCCATCCTTGCGTGCCTGGGCGCCGAGTTCTTGCCATAAGGCATTGTAGTCGGCGAACAAACGGCCCTTTTTTGCGGAATGATGGACGGCGCGGTTGGCGTTGCCTACCAGTACCATGTTGCGGCAGCCATGTTCATGTCCCAGCTGGCGCACCAGGCGCACCATCAGGGCCTTGGGGCGCATGCCATGCAAGTCACGCGTTGCCTCGCGTACACGGCGCAAGCCTTCCGCGCCACGCGGACCCTGGAGGCAACCGATGCCTACGCCCATGCTGGCGCGCGTGCGGGAACCGAAAAAGGTAAACGCGACTGAATAGATCACGTCATCGCCGCGCGCCAGTTGCAAGACCATCTCGCCTTCGCGGTCCATCGGTTGTAGCGAACACAGCTGCAGGTGGTAGGGTGCGCCCGATTTTCCCGGCACGGAACCCAGCCGTACCGGCGCGCGCGCCGCCTGCGTCATCAACTTGCCCCAGCCTTCTTGCAGGATGAAATGATAGTGCTCGACCAGCAAGGTGACGCGCTGGCGGCACGACAGGTTCGTGCTCAGGTAATGACGGTACACCTTGTGCATCATGCGCGGATAGGCTTGCAGCAAGTCCTGGAACACGGGATGGGAATTAAGCAGCTGCAGCCAGATGCGCGTCTGCTGGCGCTGCAGCTGTGCCCGCAATTGCAGCTTGAGCAGCTCGCGCACGCGTGACATGCCTGGCGGCATATTGCTCAGGCCCGCGTGCAGGGTAATAGCTTGTGTCATCAAAGAATTTCCATGTGTATGTGGATGGCCGGGCGCCGGCGGCGCTTCACGCAGGTGGCGGCCCGCTC
It encodes the following:
- a CDS encoding DUF535 family protein, which gives rise to MTQAITLHAGLSNMPPGMSRVRELLKLQLRAQLQRQQTRIWLQLLNSHPVFQDLLQAYPRMMHKVYRHYLSTNLSCRQRVTLLVEHYHFILQEGWGKLMTQAARAPVRLGSVPGKSGAPYHLQLCSLQPMDREGEMVLQLARGDDVIYSVAFTFFGSRTRASMGVGIGCLQGPRGAEGLRRVREATRDLHGMRPKALMVRLVRQLGHEHGCRNMVLVGNANRAVHHSAKKGRLFADYNALWQELGAQARKDGDFELPCENLPLPALEDIPSKKRSEARKRHELTLAMISSLRSGLDAHRSPVQVATAGTAATANNVRQSADLEDDDYASAVA